The genome window AATCTTTGGAGGTGGAAAACAATGGCGACCCAagagagaataataataataataacaataaatctCCCAAGGAGAAGCACTATGTTGGGGTTAGAAAGCGGCCGTGGGGGAAATACGCGGCGGAGATTCGGGATTCGACGAGGAATGGGATGAGGGTTTGGTTGGGGACTTTCAACAGCGCGGAGGAGGCGGCGTTGGCTTACGACCAAGCGGCGGTGCTGATGCGGGGCCCATCGTCGTGCCTCAATTTTCCGGTGGATAGAGTGAACGAGTCGTTGCAGGAAATGGGGTGTTGTTATGGTTGCAAGGACGGGTGGTCGCCGGCGGAGGCGTTGAAGGAGAAGCACAAGAAGAGGAGTAGTAGAGGGAAAAGGAAACAGGCCGAGAataacggcggcggcggcggcggcgtagGGTTTGAGAAGGCGGCGCGAGACTGCGACGGCGACGATTTGCCGCCGCTGGTGTTTGAAGATTTAGGCGCTGATCTATTAGATCAGCTCTTGTCTGAGAGTTATACTTCTCAGTAAGCAAATCTAAGCTctaatattcttcttcttcttcttcggatGTGTTTTTCTGATCTTCACATGATGTTTTTTCCAGACCAATAATGTGGTCCTTTGCATATAACTCCATCAATAAATCTTTCAATTAATGTCCATTATGCTTACATTATTTCCCAGGCCACTTGCCTCCTGCAATCATTTCTCCACTATGGTTCCTATTGGTTTTTTGTTTGACCcatgagtaaaaaaaaaaaaaaaaatccatgaaATTCTTGTTCATTCTTAGATAATAGTGAAACCCTcaaatataaattgataattatcatttaaaaaaaaataatttctatggTCTATTGTTTGGGGATCCAATTTACCTATCTCATTACATTCATTTTTTTCCCTTATCATTTGCCATTCTCTATCTTTATCTAAACAGATTCAGAAACAATACACTggaattattagtttaatttctcCTAGTTTATCTtcattattttcatattaataacaaaattgaattatatatttgaatGAAGCATGCGGAACTTCTCAATAATCTGCTTGTTTAACCAATATTTTTGTAGCCAAAGAGCTTGTGGTTGAGTAGGAGTGTTACTTCTCCAAATAGGAGGTCATAGATTCCGaaagttgagaaagtattagcagatactacattgtaacagtgtacttaaaaaaatcaacatttttGTCAGTAACTAATTACAATGCctaagtttttatttatttatttattttgaaattgtaattataacaatacaattaatttgtttttatccCAAATACAACCAAATACTTCAACTCAGTTGCCAATTTCATCTAGTACAGAATCCTCACATCAAAGAAACATATCACTTCAATTAAAATGATaagtatgtaattaaataattaaacttaaatGATATGTAATTAAATCACTAAACTTAGAATATGTTCAGTTGAACCATTAAAAAGACAAAATAAAAGCaattgagatttaaaaaaaaaattaaaaaatttctccCACTATATAATTCAATCACATTGCTCATATGCAGGTACTAAGAGTCATTATTTTGATTACATATATTGTTTCTTTAATGGTTCAATTACACATGTTCTAAGTTTAGTGAATAAATTGCACAAAAATTATAGGTTGAATGTTTTGTTTCTTCCTTATTCTTAATTTATATTACAGAATGAAGTCATATTTGGTCTGTTTGCCTCTTTTCACAAATAaagtacggagtatattttattcaataaaaaaaaattaaagtcacaTAATTAACAATGTAGACAAATTTAGAAAGAACAAAAAAAGTTTCATTAATCTTCATTCAGGACATGCCCTTGCCTGGACTCCAGGGATGCTTTATAGGCATGTTGCTCTGAGGATGATAGACTACTGTTATTGCATGAcagaaattaaagtaatataattatggcTAAACAGTGGGGACTACTCTAATTTAACATCATGATGGGCCTGATTATCAATAAGTTAACAAAAGGGAGCCttgtttactaattattattagtctaATAATCATCATTATATTAGATTACAGATCATCTCTTCTGGCTCTGATGATGCTCTGAAAACCTAATGCATTTATGAAGGCTACATTTTGTAGTTTGTAGAGGAATTACATACAGAGCTGGTCAGGCATATTCCAGTCTTGGGCACATGTAATGTTCCAACTATATATGAATTAACACTAATTCATTTGAACTCTAAGATAGATATTTATTTAGTAACTATATCCCGATTAAACAATTGATATTTTAACTACAACGTTTCAAATTTGACTTTTCATGGAACTGTTCTTTACTCTTATTGATTTGGATCGATCAACTATGAACAACCTAAACTGATTAACTTTATTGtgcttcttttatatatatatatatatatatatatatatataataaaatttatgggTATTATTAATACTGTCTTTATGAACTGTCATATAGGATCGACCTATAAACAAAGttgacaataataaaaaaaaatggagagaaaTGATTGACTTGGGAAAAAACAAACCCCACATTAGAGGTAAGGCATCTCTAAATaatgaaaatactatttatatGCAATTTTTGTATATCAATATTTGTTTCATATTTAACTCGTGATTGAGAAGCGTATAATCCTTCATGTCATTAGTTATTTATATTAGTTAACTTCATTATGAGTTAAATATCTTTATATGAGGCTTTGCTTAGCTAGCAGTAGTAAGGTGCTTGTAGAGTTCGAATTCTACCAacgtaaaaaataaaagaagggtATAGATAGCAATGAGATGTCTTCAAATTTCAGGCGTGATTCTGATTACTCAGCTCGTTTCTTATACTACCACTAATTAGTCAAAGTTCCCTAATAATTTTTCAAGTACACAATGAATTATATTATCAAGCTAAGTAAGAGCTAAGTAAGCGATTCGTCATcaagtttaatataatttctagtGTGGCTCAAACTTATATATGTATCTtatcatccctatatatatatgtgcccATCACTTATGTAGaacacatttaaaaataaaaaaaaacaaaaacaaaaaaaaattaaaaaatctaataatgGCATTAAAAAGAGGGGTTTCTTGAATTGCCTCCTCTTTGGGGCAGTTTGAGATTAGAAGTGATATAATATTCACCTTTATATGATTCAACATATACTTCCTCTGTACCGCTAGTTttgtcttcatttttattttgggaTATGCTATTCACTTTCCTTCATATGGAAATTTACTATTTTAGCACATACTTCTCATATTCCATCCTCCCCAAACTATAAGCTTCGATGAAATGATGAAACTTAAactcaaatttataattcatttttcgtaatataaaattaaatattattagtgaaatttttaataaaggTTACGTTAAATCAACCCTTCTAACTCAGCTGAATACAACGGCTAGACTTTTGCTAGTTTTCACATTGCCtttggtgagactcgatccctagTCTTTCTACTCAAACTTCACACATGTGATTAATTgagctttaatttgttatagTGCTACGTAGTGATTGGACTCTTATTCTTGATATTTTCTATGCATATAATTAAGATAAgattgccaaaggccttgtggtcaagcggcatagctgtggccctcctAAATGAGAGGTCATAGGTTTGATCCCcagtactacattgtaatagtattaaaaaaaataattaagataagATTTGTTATGTTGTCCTGTCATAGAAATATTGAAAATGACAAACATAGTTGTATATATAGTTGCTTTTGAGTTGGGATTAGGTATAAATCTTTAATGATTATTAGGTAGgatgtaaaataataaagaaatttttAGGGTACGAAAGATACTTTTAAAGtcagaaaaaaatattatattatattatattgttgtacaTAAAATGTTGATGTTTTGTTTTATGTATACTTGTAGGGCTGTGCTCTCTTTTCATAATAATGAGAATCCTAATTTGGCTCACCGGTAATAATTTGAATTTAGTCCATACGGGTTAAATTTTTTGGGTGACATTGCGTGATGAGTTGTGTgtgaattataaaatatgtacCCAAACGTAGTGACTAATCTCCGATTTAAGGTTGCTCCATAACTAAAATCAAGGATCAAACAtttgacctttggttaaggatcGATAGTCTCTCTCACTCAACCACACTTCCAGGTTCGTTTTTCACTTTATGTACAAACTTTAGTAatgaaatatttcttttttttttttgaatactactaactctattacaatgcagtaatGAAATATTtcttcatatattattttacatcCTTGCCCACAATCTACTACTCGAGTACTAATTAAACTGCTTATGCGGGCGAGTGGATGCTATATTGGAATTATCTTAAGAAtgccttaattatttttttatttgtttaaatcaAGCCTTTTTGATTGTAACACTTATTAAAACACTATATTGCTTCATTtagaatatacattattacaaGTTGTAATAAAatgcaacatatatataactaaaaggCTATTTCTCTTACGTACTCCCTAGCCAAATATCGAAAGAAAGTCTTCTTTAAACACTTCCAAATCTAAATGGGTCCGAGAATGATTCAGTGATGGATATCGTCACCCAATTTAGcttttactattattactagCTTTTGTCACTCCTCCATCATTATtatctataaatatatttgattcaCTCACTTACTATAGCCGGGAGGACGGTTCTACCATTATGTCAGGGGAACATCCAAGTTGACAGGAGAGATAAGAGGAAAGAAAGTAAATGAAGTTGCATTGCAAATGAAGTTCATGGAACAGTGCGGGCACTGGCAGGAGAGATCCATCAATGTTGTGCGCGTTTCACATATAGCAACGCTGCGCCCACTCGGGCGCGTGCAATGCACACAGGCGCGTCTGACAacctaattaattgattaattttttttaatcttgattattttatatttttttcctcccATCCCATTTTATCTTTCCTAatcatatttacaaaaattcCTCAAAAACCGCGAAATAACTCcattaaggatgctcttatataAGTTCTGAACAAAGTGAAAACATATGACACTTAATATATTAGTAAACACAATTTATGTTCAAATGAGAATAAAGTCTTCTAGTAAAAAGTGGAGTTTGATCACAATTATCTATTAAGATTTATCAAGATtgaaaattttagtaaaaaaaaaaagtgatcaaTGCTAAaattattgcaaatttaaatgTTCAATATTTATGAAACTAACACCACTATTTTTTCCTTCAATAATTCTTAACCGTTTATATATGGAGGTTTCATgttattgtaaataaaataaaggactgatttttttttttgaaaacaataaagGACTGATATAATTTATCTATTTGGGTAGATCAACAGTTGATAATTGATgcaaaataaagagaaaagacCATgtcagttttataaatattgcacttgaagtttgcaataattatacaatacaaatctatttttttttttttactaaaatcttTAACCATTGATAAATCCAGATACGCAGTTGTGATCCATCTTCACTTTTTACAGGATAACATTGTTCTCAttttaagtattatttttaaaagttgtgatagctaattgaaaataatattaaatgataattttaagGTTATGACTTCAAATCTTTGcatatttaaaataagaatgtgtttaaagttttatattaaaaaaaaaaaaggagagtaAATCCTAGAGTAGCGGCCCTTTCATGTATTGGGCTTTGGTCATTGGAAGAGCGCCCGACCCGCTCACTTTCAGGACGGACTCTAAAGTCATGTACAACTTAACTGGTCAactaattttaaatagttttataaactttaatttgctAGTAGATACAAAGTTAAAAATCTAccaagaacaaaaataaaagagtatGATTTAACATTGTTGTAGATATTAATGTACAAACATTTGACATGGTCTATAGGTCGCATATATAAAATGGACAACTTTATGCATATCATCGCTAGGAAATgtcttgatttttatttatccAAAGTGAATAAAAATCGATGAATGATTTCCATTCATTTATGGAGTATATATAGAATAATGAGTTGAAAAAGCTGAccataaaaatatattgattttcgTTTAtccaaaagtaaataaaaatggaagaatGATTTTCCTCCACTTATGAAGTTGAAAACT of Ipomoea triloba cultivar NCNSP0323 chromosome 3, ASM357664v1 contains these proteins:
- the LOC116013968 gene encoding ethylene-response factor C3-like — translated: MGGGGEIIKQESDMIFSGGEVKSLEVENNGDPRENNNNNNNKSPKEKHYVGVRKRPWGKYAAEIRDSTRNGMRVWLGTFNSAEEAALAYDQAAVLMRGPSSCLNFPVDRVNESLQEMGCCYGCKDGWSPAEALKEKHKKRSSRGKRKQAENNGGGGGGVGFEKAARDCDGDDLPPLVFEDLGADLLDQLLSESYTSQ